From Apium graveolens cultivar Ventura chromosome 9, ASM990537v1, whole genome shotgun sequence, the proteins below share one genomic window:
- the LOC141682616 gene encoding uncharacterized protein LOC141682616, giving the protein MDSPLLATLILVVLGFFILLVESQSISNLVPPPPPPPPPPPPLSPPPPLTPLISPPPPLAMAMPPPPPPPLRIPRVETPPPKKNVNHLNPPPPLHDKALVSQPSLHYHKHKTPPGPRPSEDKLNLGKKVGLLFTGNWSSKRVFDGVSYAWIYRFWISLGCRHPHSGHRSCKWVILNILLGFV; this is encoded by the exons ATGGATTCCCCTTTGTTAGCTACTCTTATTTTAGTTGTTTTAGGCTTCTTTATATTGCTAGTTGAATCGCAATCGATATCGAATCTAGTTCCACCACCGCCTCCTCCACCACCACCACCGCCACCATTGTCACCTCCTCCACCACTAACACCTCTAATTTCACCGCCTCCTCCGCTAGCAATGGCAATGCCACCTCCACCTCCACCTCCACTTCGTATTCCTCGGGTTGAAACCCCTCCTCCTAAGAAAAATGTGAACCATTTAAACCCCCCACCACCTCTACATGATAAGGCATTAGTATCGCAGCCAAGTTTGCATTATCATAAGCATAAAACTCCCCCAGGACCACGGCCTTCTGAAGACAAGCTCAATTTGGGGAAGAAAGTTGGATTGCTGTTTACGG GAAATTGGTCCTCCAAGAGAGTCTTTGATGGTGTTAGCTATGCATGGATTTACAGATTCTGGATAAGTTTGGGTTGTAGGCATCCACATTCGGGTCATCGCTCTTGTAAATGGGTAATCTTGAACATTCTTTTAGGATTTGTTTGA